The Paenibacillus sp. RUD330 genome has a segment encoding these proteins:
- a CDS encoding FAD-dependent oxidoreductase, with the protein MNKVMPKIVILGGGVAGMSAAHELAERGFNVSVYEARSIPGGKARSMDVKGSGTEGRKDLPGEHGFRFFPKFYKHLPDTMKRIPFPGNKRGVFDNLVEGSRLGVAFDDRPMQPFVTEFPANSSDWKVLLESIFGNDLGLTRAEAEHYAGKLYQLASSSDLRRYLEYQRVSWWDFIEADKQSQQFQRILAGLSRILVAAKAKEANACTIGTVGATLMMDMITPGGSADRLLNAPTNEAWLRPWQDYLLSLGVEFHRNAPVRSIACENGAVTGVSVVVDGEERTVVADAYISALPVEVMAGFVTPELAKADPLLGKLRTLSESVEWMNGIQFYLNEDVELIHGHVICMDSPWALTLVSQKQFWPGTDLTQYGNGRVRGVISVDISDWQEKGILYGRPAMQCSAEEIKNEVWAQLKKSFNHGTELLRDEQLEHWFLDEDIQFPNPNSVTNMEPLLVNRVHTWDLRPNAYTAVPNLFLASDYVRTNTDLATMEGANEAARRAVNAIIDQYDLKADKCKIWDMYQYDWLILNRSRDKSRWENGLPWNGRIVG; encoded by the coding sequence TTGAATAAGGTCATGCCGAAAATTGTCATTTTGGGCGGGGGCGTAGCAGGAATGAGCGCTGCCCATGAGCTCGCGGAGAGAGGCTTCAACGTTTCCGTCTACGAGGCAAGGTCCATACCGGGAGGCAAAGCCCGCAGCATGGATGTGAAGGGAAGCGGAACCGAGGGGAGAAAGGATCTTCCCGGAGAGCATGGCTTCCGCTTCTTTCCTAAGTTCTACAAGCATCTTCCCGACACGATGAAGCGGATTCCCTTCCCGGGCAACAAGCGCGGCGTCTTCGATAATCTGGTGGAGGGCTCTCGGCTCGGCGTCGCGTTCGACGACCGGCCGATGCAGCCGTTCGTAACGGAGTTCCCGGCGAACTCCTCCGACTGGAAAGTGCTGCTGGAATCCATTTTCGGCAACGATCTGGGCCTGACCCGGGCGGAAGCCGAGCACTATGCGGGCAAGCTCTATCAGCTCGCCTCCAGCAGCGACCTTCGCCGATACCTGGAATACCAGCGTGTCTCCTGGTGGGATTTCATCGAAGCGGACAAGCAATCCCAGCAGTTCCAGCGCATTCTCGCAGGGCTGTCCCGCATTCTAGTCGCGGCCAAGGCGAAGGAGGCGAACGCCTGCACGATCGGCACGGTGGGAGCGACCTTGATGATGGATATGATCACCCCGGGAGGCAGCGCCGACAGGCTGCTGAACGCCCCGACGAACGAAGCCTGGCTGAGACCGTGGCAGGACTATCTGCTCTCGCTCGGGGTCGAGTTCCATCGGAATGCCCCGGTCAGGTCGATCGCCTGCGAGAACGGCGCGGTGACCGGCGTCTCCGTCGTCGTCGACGGCGAGGAGCGGACGGTTGTGGCGGACGCCTACATATCTGCATTGCCCGTTGAAGTCATGGCGGGATTCGTCACGCCTGAGCTTGCCAAGGCCGATCCTCTCCTCGGCAAGCTCAGGACGCTCAGCGAATCCGTCGAGTGGATGAACGGCATCCAGTTCTATCTCAATGAGGACGTCGAGCTCATCCACGGCCACGTCATCTGCATGGACAGCCCTTGGGCGCTGACCCTCGTCTCGCAGAAGCAGTTCTGGCCCGGCACCGATCTGACCCAATACGGCAACGGGCGGGTACGGGGAGTCATATCGGTCGATATCTCGGATTGGCAGGAGAAAGGCATCCTTTACGGCCGTCCCGCCATGCAATGCTCGGCCGAGGAGATCAAGAACGAGGTGTGGGCCCAGCTCAAGAAAAGCTTCAACCATGGGACGGAGCTGCTGCGCGACGAGCAGCTGGAGCATTGGTTCCTCGACGAGGACATCCAGTTCCCCAATCCGAATTCCGTGACCAACATGGAGCCGCTGCTCGTCAACAGGGTGCATACATGGGATTTGAGGCCCAATGCCTATACGGCCGTGCCGAATCTGTTCCTGGCTTCCGATTACGTGCGCACCAATACGGATCTCGCCACGATGGAGGGCGCGAACGAGGCCGCACGCAGAGCCGTCAACGCCATCATCGATCAATATGATCTCAAGGCCGACAAATGCAAGATATGGGATATGTACCAATACGATTGGCTGATCTTGAACCGGAGCAGGGACAAATCCCGGTGGGAAAACGGGCTGCCCTGGAACGGCAGAATCGTCGGCTAG